A single region of the Lycium barbarum isolate Lr01 chromosome 2, ASM1917538v2, whole genome shotgun sequence genome encodes:
- the LOC132627698 gene encoding KH domain-containing protein HEN4-like isoform X2, with amino-acid sequence MIFLEHFGCRLIQVLTTKSETPVLLSDNIYRTHHSLSLTFAGNLGLSQPYLRRDMSTKLTPAKRPHDRSPAETNGRWKWQRSSSFSSQRLPAEVRMLCPASKIDLLIGKDSSTISQIREDSGAEVRVEDSVVGCDERVIVIVGSGKEDEVVTKQLQADVEGSETKEKDSCNDENGDKGENKVSLLAENSKTEKENESIQKALFVIFDRMVEGGVGMDGGDEEGNDSSSLIIRLLIHSSQVGCMQGKGGSVIKQMSSESGAQIRILPRDKRPSCASSSDELVQISGERDAVKKALEIIARQLLEGSSGDQDFLSADAGGPSTQSPGRPLSNRELWPPSARPYHGQGLPSSVGFRDGEVGIPGRMNPIPDALTFRLLCPDEKVGGIIGKGGSIIKALQHETGCQIKVLEGAGDAEDRVIVISGPAHPDDRVSLAQDAVLRIQSRIFRAAPENQDNVMVAKLLVFSNQIGCLLGKGGGIIAEMRKSTGAYIRIVGKDQTPKCAAENEEVVQINGDAEKVHEALLQITSRLQNHYFRDAFPSNPGFLDQVPPFPSHMGGREFSPPGMFPNIRPPFHKFDALPPHGGFHPHDDRPPFMQNFHRPGIPPHISDRMPSSAPWGPQGLGEGGGQHGFPDYAGGPRSIGGFGGGSHPAVITSTTVEVVVPRSVVPAIYGEGGGCLRQICEISDAKVTINDPKPGATETVIIISGTPEQTNAAQSLIQAFVMVETEAA; translated from the exons atgatttttttggagCATTTTGGTTGCCGACTCATACAAGTACTTACTACAAAAAGTGAAACCCCAGTTCTTCTTTCTGATAATATATATAGAACACATCACTCTCTCTCCCTGACTTTCGCCGGAAACCTAGGTTTATCACAACCCTATCTCCGACGAG ATATGTCAACGAAGTTAACACCTGCCAAGCGACCACATGATCGGAGTCCTGCAGAAACAAATGGCCGATGGAAGTGGCAGAGATCATCATCTTTTAGTTCCCAGAGATTACCTGCGGAAGTTCGTATGTTATGCCCTGCTTCAAAAATAGATTTGCTTATCGGAAAGGATAGTAGCACCATTTCTCAGATACGAGAGGATAGTGGTGCAGAGGTTCGAGTTGAGGATAGTGTTGTTGGTTGTGATGAGAGGGTGATAGTTATTGTAGGTTCAGGAAAAGAAGATGAAGTGGTAACCAAACAGCTCCAGGCTGACGTTGAGGGGAGTGAAACTAAGGAAAAAGACAGTTGCAATGATGAAAATGGTGATAAGGGTGAGAATAAGGTGTCTCTTCTGGCAGAAAATTCCAAAACTGAGAAGGAAAATGAATCTATTCAGAAAGCTCTATTCGTGATATTTGATAGGATGGTTGAAGGAGGAGTAGGAATGgatggaggagatgaagaaggTAATGATTCTTCTTCATTGATTATAAGATTGCTTATACACTCCAGTCAAGTAGGCTGTATGCAAGGAAAAGGTGGTAGTGTGATAAAACAGATGTCTTCCGAAAGTGGGGCACAGATACGGATTCTTCCCAGGGACAAGCGACCTTCATGTGCATCTTCATCTGATGAATTAGTTCAG ATTTCTGGGGAGCGTGATGCAGTTAAAAAAGCTCTTGAAATCATTGCTCGACAATTACTTGAGGGTTCCTCCGGGGATCAGGATTTTCTCTCTGCTGATGCTGGTGGTCCATCTACTCAGTCTCCTGGGCGTCCTCTGTCTAACCGGGAATTGTGGCCACCGTCAGCACGTCCTTACCACGGGCAGGGGCTACCTTCCTCTGTTGGATTTCGTGATGGGGAAGTTGGTATACCTGGCCGAATGAACCCTATTCCCGATGCCTTGACTTTCAGATTGCTTTGCCCGGACGAAAAAGTTGGAGGTATAATTGGAAAGGGAGGAAGTATAATCAAAGCACTTCAGCATGAGACTGGGTGTCAAATCAAAGTTCTGGAAGGTGCAGGGGATGCTGAAGATCGAGTTATAGTCATCTCTGGTCCAGCG CACCCAGATGATAGAGTATCTTTGGCGCAAGATGCTGTCCTTCGCATCCAATCCCGAATTTTTAGGGCTGCACCTGAGAACCAGGACAATGTTATGGTTGCAAAACTTTTGGTGTTCTCCAATCAAATTGGGTGTCTCTTGGGTAAAGGTGGTGGTATAATAGCTGAAATGAGGAAGTCAACTGGAGCCTATATTCGTATTGTGGGCAAGGATCAAACCCCAAAGTGTGCGGCGGAAAATGAAGAAGTAGTTCAG ATAAATGGAGACGCTGAAAAAGTTCATGAAGCCCTTCTGCAGATTACCAGCAGATTGCAGAACCATTACTTTCGTGATGCATTTCCTTCAAACCCTGGCTTTCTGGACCAAGTACCTCCATTCCCTTCACACATGGGAGGGAGAGAATTTTCACCTCCAGGCATGTTCCCCAACATTCGTCCACCATTTCACAAGTTTGACGCTCTACCTCCACATGGTGGTTTCCATCCACACGATGACCGTCCTCCCTTTATGCAAAATTTCCACAGGCCAGGCATTCCACCTCATATTTCTGATAGAATGCCATCTTCAGCACCATGGGGTCCTCAG GGACTGGGTGAAGGTGGGGGACAGCATGGCTTCCCAGACTATGCAGGAGGTCCGCGAAGTATCGGCGGCTTTGGAGG AGGAAGTCATCCCGCTGTGATCACAAGCACTACTGTGGAAGTAGTTGTACCTCGATCTGTGGTTCCTGCAATCTATGGAGAAGGTGGGGGATGTCTTCGACAAATATGTGAG ATCTCTGATGCGAAAGTCACCATAAATGATCCTAAGCCTGGAGCAACAGAGACCGTGATCATTATATCTGGGACGCCTGAGCAGACGAACGCTGCTCAGAGTCTTATCCAAGCCTTCGTAATGGTCGAAACTGAAGCTGCTTGA
- the LOC132627698 gene encoding KH domain-containing protein HEN4-like isoform X1, with product MIFLEHFGCRLIQVLTTKSETPVLLSDNIYRTHHSLSLTFAGNLGLSQPYLRRVADMSTKLTPAKRPHDRSPAETNGRWKWQRSSSFSSQRLPAEVRMLCPASKIDLLIGKDSSTISQIREDSGAEVRVEDSVVGCDERVIVIVGSGKEDEVVTKQLQADVEGSETKEKDSCNDENGDKGENKVSLLAENSKTEKENESIQKALFVIFDRMVEGGVGMDGGDEEGNDSSSLIIRLLIHSSQVGCMQGKGGSVIKQMSSESGAQIRILPRDKRPSCASSSDELVQISGERDAVKKALEIIARQLLEGSSGDQDFLSADAGGPSTQSPGRPLSNRELWPPSARPYHGQGLPSSVGFRDGEVGIPGRMNPIPDALTFRLLCPDEKVGGIIGKGGSIIKALQHETGCQIKVLEGAGDAEDRVIVISGPAHPDDRVSLAQDAVLRIQSRIFRAAPENQDNVMVAKLLVFSNQIGCLLGKGGGIIAEMRKSTGAYIRIVGKDQTPKCAAENEEVVQINGDAEKVHEALLQITSRLQNHYFRDAFPSNPGFLDQVPPFPSHMGGREFSPPGMFPNIRPPFHKFDALPPHGGFHPHDDRPPFMQNFHRPGIPPHISDRMPSSAPWGPQGLGEGGGQHGFPDYAGGPRSIGGFGGGSHPAVITSTTVEVVVPRSVVPAIYGEGGGCLRQICEISDAKVTINDPKPGATETVIIISGTPEQTNAAQSLIQAFVMVETEAA from the exons atgatttttttggagCATTTTGGTTGCCGACTCATACAAGTACTTACTACAAAAAGTGAAACCCCAGTTCTTCTTTCTGATAATATATATAGAACACATCACTCTCTCTCCCTGACTTTCGCCGGAAACCTAGGTTTATCACAACCCTATCTCCGACGAG TTGCAGATATGTCAACGAAGTTAACACCTGCCAAGCGACCACATGATCGGAGTCCTGCAGAAACAAATGGCCGATGGAAGTGGCAGAGATCATCATCTTTTAGTTCCCAGAGATTACCTGCGGAAGTTCGTATGTTATGCCCTGCTTCAAAAATAGATTTGCTTATCGGAAAGGATAGTAGCACCATTTCTCAGATACGAGAGGATAGTGGTGCAGAGGTTCGAGTTGAGGATAGTGTTGTTGGTTGTGATGAGAGGGTGATAGTTATTGTAGGTTCAGGAAAAGAAGATGAAGTGGTAACCAAACAGCTCCAGGCTGACGTTGAGGGGAGTGAAACTAAGGAAAAAGACAGTTGCAATGATGAAAATGGTGATAAGGGTGAGAATAAGGTGTCTCTTCTGGCAGAAAATTCCAAAACTGAGAAGGAAAATGAATCTATTCAGAAAGCTCTATTCGTGATATTTGATAGGATGGTTGAAGGAGGAGTAGGAATGgatggaggagatgaagaaggTAATGATTCTTCTTCATTGATTATAAGATTGCTTATACACTCCAGTCAAGTAGGCTGTATGCAAGGAAAAGGTGGTAGTGTGATAAAACAGATGTCTTCCGAAAGTGGGGCACAGATACGGATTCTTCCCAGGGACAAGCGACCTTCATGTGCATCTTCATCTGATGAATTAGTTCAG ATTTCTGGGGAGCGTGATGCAGTTAAAAAAGCTCTTGAAATCATTGCTCGACAATTACTTGAGGGTTCCTCCGGGGATCAGGATTTTCTCTCTGCTGATGCTGGTGGTCCATCTACTCAGTCTCCTGGGCGTCCTCTGTCTAACCGGGAATTGTGGCCACCGTCAGCACGTCCTTACCACGGGCAGGGGCTACCTTCCTCTGTTGGATTTCGTGATGGGGAAGTTGGTATACCTGGCCGAATGAACCCTATTCCCGATGCCTTGACTTTCAGATTGCTTTGCCCGGACGAAAAAGTTGGAGGTATAATTGGAAAGGGAGGAAGTATAATCAAAGCACTTCAGCATGAGACTGGGTGTCAAATCAAAGTTCTGGAAGGTGCAGGGGATGCTGAAGATCGAGTTATAGTCATCTCTGGTCCAGCG CACCCAGATGATAGAGTATCTTTGGCGCAAGATGCTGTCCTTCGCATCCAATCCCGAATTTTTAGGGCTGCACCTGAGAACCAGGACAATGTTATGGTTGCAAAACTTTTGGTGTTCTCCAATCAAATTGGGTGTCTCTTGGGTAAAGGTGGTGGTATAATAGCTGAAATGAGGAAGTCAACTGGAGCCTATATTCGTATTGTGGGCAAGGATCAAACCCCAAAGTGTGCGGCGGAAAATGAAGAAGTAGTTCAG ATAAATGGAGACGCTGAAAAAGTTCATGAAGCCCTTCTGCAGATTACCAGCAGATTGCAGAACCATTACTTTCGTGATGCATTTCCTTCAAACCCTGGCTTTCTGGACCAAGTACCTCCATTCCCTTCACACATGGGAGGGAGAGAATTTTCACCTCCAGGCATGTTCCCCAACATTCGTCCACCATTTCACAAGTTTGACGCTCTACCTCCACATGGTGGTTTCCATCCACACGATGACCGTCCTCCCTTTATGCAAAATTTCCACAGGCCAGGCATTCCACCTCATATTTCTGATAGAATGCCATCTTCAGCACCATGGGGTCCTCAG GGACTGGGTGAAGGTGGGGGACAGCATGGCTTCCCAGACTATGCAGGAGGTCCGCGAAGTATCGGCGGCTTTGGAGG AGGAAGTCATCCCGCTGTGATCACAAGCACTACTGTGGAAGTAGTTGTACCTCGATCTGTGGTTCCTGCAATCTATGGAGAAGGTGGGGGATGTCTTCGACAAATATGTGAG ATCTCTGATGCGAAAGTCACCATAAATGATCCTAAGCCTGGAGCAACAGAGACCGTGATCATTATATCTGGGACGCCTGAGCAGACGAACGCTGCTCAGAGTCTTATCCAAGCCTTCGTAATGGTCGAAACTGAAGCTGCTTGA